TTATTCAAAGTAAATACAATGAAGACGAATGGAATGCCTATTACGAATCTGAGATAGAGCCATTAGCGATGCAGCTTGCTGGAGAATTTACCAGGAAGCTTTTTTCGCGTAAAGAAAGAGGATTCGGGAACAAAATTATATTTGAATCTGCTTCTCTTCAATACGCTTCTATGAGTACAAAGATGAATCTAGTTCAAATGGTTGATAGAGGGTCATTGACACATCCCCATCAAGTTAAGAATTTAGTTGCTCCCCAAAACGAAAAAATGTGCTTTTTTGTTACAAGTAGCACAAAACTTCATTCTGGGGGTACTATAAAATTTTAGCTTGATGGCTATGGGGCGGGACTCTTATAGGAAACTACAGGTCAAAGTATAAAATAAAGCCCCCGCCAAATTTGAAAAACTTTCAGATGTGGAAGGTTATTCTTTGAACCATTTCCGTATTCCTATCTAGCTGATTTCTTATGTTTTATCAGATATTTCAATGCATTTTTAAAATATCTGACAAAATAGCATTGACAGTTTATTAATTTATACATCATTATTAATAATGAAAATCATTATCGAACTTATCGGAGGACTTACTATGCGTACATATTTAAAGACGATACTTAGTTTATTGTCAGCTCTTTTCTTAGTGTTCATAGCTGCTTGTGGTAGCAATGAAGTGTCAAAAGAAAAAACAGAGTCAAAATCAAACAAAGGACAAGGTTATACCGTTAAACATGCTATGGGTGAAACAAAGATCACAAAAACTCCTAAACGCGTTGTTGTTTTAACTAACGAAGGAACAGAAGCGATTTTATCAATGGGAGTAAAGCCTGTTGGTGCTGTGAAATCTTGGCTAGGGGATCCATGGTACGATCATATTAAAAGCGATATGAAAGATGTTAAAGTTGTAGGGGTTGAACATGAAGTTAACTTAGAGAAAATTGCATCGTTAAAACCTGATTTAATTATTGGTAATAAGGTACGCCAAGAAAAGTTGCACGATAAATTAAGCGCAATTGCTCCAACAGTATTTTCAGATACACTAGGAGGCGATTGGAAGGAAAACTTTAAATTATATGCAAAAGCTTTAAATCATGAAGAAGAAGGCAACAAAGTATTAAGCAAATTTGATGCACACCTAGAAGGTGTAAAACAAAAATTAGGTGATAAAGTAAATCAAGAAGTTTCTGTTGTCCGTTTCATGGCTGGAACTTCTCGTATTTATTACACAGATTCTTTTTCTGGAGTTATTTTTGATCAATTAGGTTTTAAACGTGTGAAACAGCAAAAAGAGCTTTTTACTGCTAACAGTAAATTTGGCAACCTTGCTATAGATATAGGAAAAGAAA
This Bacillus paramycoides DNA region includes the following protein-coding sequences:
- a CDS encoding ABC transporter substrate-binding protein, giving the protein MRTYLKTILSLLSALFLVFIAACGSNEVSKEKTESKSNKGQGYTVKHAMGETKITKTPKRVVVLTNEGTEAILSMGVKPVGAVKSWLGDPWYDHIKSDMKDVKVVGVEHEVNLEKIASLKPDLIIGNKVRQEKLHDKLSAIAPTVFSDTLGGDWKENFKLYAKALNHEEEGNKVLSKFDAHLEGVKQKLGDKVNQEVSVVRFMAGTSRIYYTDSFSGVIFDQLGFKRVKQQKELFTANSKFGNLAIDIGKEMIPKMDGDVLFYFTYAPENDPKALDKAKEMTSDPLWENLNAVKNGNAHEVSDAVWNTAGGVIAANKMLDELEKIMLSK